A segment of the Bacillus licheniformis DSM 13 = ATCC 14580 genome:
TCCTGTTGCGTCTCCCCCGGCATGCAAAATTCTGTTCACCGAATGCGCGCCTTCTTTTCCGAGGCTCAGCTTTCCTGATTCGTCAGTATCAAAAGGGAAATGCTGAAGGATCAGCTCATCAACAAGGCGCTGTCCGTCTTTAATGGCATCATGGACCGCTTCGATTTGATTGTGGCCGCACCCGGCATACAACGTGTCGTCCGCATGAAGCGACCAGGAATCGCGAGGCAATACAGCAGATGCAATTCCTCCCTGAGCGAGGGTTGAATTGCTGTCTTTTACAGATGCTTTTGTCATCACAACCACTTCATAAGACGGCGGAATGGATGCAGCAAAAGACAACGCTGCGGCACCTGCTCCGACAACAATAATCGTCTGATGAGACATGTCGACTCCTCCTGTAAATTTACATGTGTCTTGACACCTATATTTACACATCGATAAAATAAACTCAAGTATTTTTTATAAAGAATGGGAGACGAGCGCCGTGATTTATCTTGATTATGCAGCGACGACACCGGCATCAAAAGAAGCCTTGGACGCGTTTCAAAAACTTAGCACAGACGTATACGGAAATTCGAGCAGTCTGCACGATGCAGGAGGGAAAGCCGAAAACATTTTGCGCTGCTGCCGCCAAAGGATGGCAGAACTTTTATCCGGAGAAGAAGAAGGCGTTTATTTTACGAGCGGAGGCACCGAAGCCAACTTTTTAGCGATTCACTCCATCTTAAATGGACTTCCCGCCGGGAAAAAGCGCTTTTTAATGACAGAAATGGAGCATCAGTCGATCCATATTTTGAAACGGCATCTCGAGATGCTGGGATTTGATGTCGACTTGATGAAGCCGAATGCTTCAGGCATCATTACAACGGATATACTTGAACGGCACCTCCGCCCGGATACGGGTCTGGTTTCGATTCAGCATGCCAATTCAGAAACAGGCGTCATCCAGCCTCTGGCAAAGCTCTCGGCTTACCTGCATAAGCGGGACGTGCTCTTGCACAGCGACTGCGTACAGACATTTGCCAAGATTCCGGTCCGCATTGATGAGCTCGGCGCTGATGCCTTATCGGTCTCAAGCCACAAAGTATACGGCCCAAAAGGAGTTGGGGCTGTCTATATTCGGCCGGGTGTAAACTGGAAACCCGTCTACCCGGGCACTTTGCATGAAAACGGCTTTAAAAGCGGCACCGTCAATGTCCCTGGAATCGGCGCTTTCATTACCGCTGCAGATTCGACAATAAACCGCATGGATGCCGCGCATCTCAAATTCCAGGAGCTGCGCGCAGGTTTTCTGGAAGGAGTAAAAGACCGGAAGCTTCCCGTCTCCCTTGCTGTGCCCGATTCGGCAAATTCGCATGTTCTGCCGCATATTATAGGTTGTTTTTTTCATTCCTTTGAAGGACAATATACTATGCTGGAATGTAATCGGAGAGGAATTTGCATTTCTACCGGAAGCGCGTGTTCAGCGGGCTATCATGAGCCTTCGAATACGATGAAAGCCCTTTTGATCCCTAGGGAGCTCGCGCTTCAATTCGTCCGGATTTCATTCGGATGCGATACGACAAGCGAACATGTTGATAGGCTGTTGGACGTTCTTGAAGATATGATGAATGAGAAAGGAGACCATCGGATTGACAGACGGATTAAAACTTACGGGAGCTGAGCGGCGCCAGCAGCTGCTGGCTTGGCTGAAGGAGTCAGAGGCTCCGCTTACAGGAAGCGAGCTGGCCAAAAGAGCATCTGTTTCACGGCAGGTAATAGTACAGGATATTTCTTTATTAAAAGCAAAAAACGAACCGATCATCGCAACAAGCCAAGGGTACATGTATTTGCGGTCAGCCCTCGGCAAAAAACAGCCGGTTCAGCGGATCATCGCCTGTGACCACGAACCCGAAAAAACGGAAGAAGAGCTGAATCTGATCGTCGACTTTGGCGTAACGGTGAAAGATGTAACGATTGAACATCCGGTCTACGGAGACTTAACAGCTTCGATCAGGGTCAGCACAAGAAAAGAAGTCGCGGATTTCGTCAAAAAAATCTCTTCGACAAACGCCGCTTATCTGTCTCAGCTGACAAACGGCATCCATCTCCACACATTGGAGGCAGATGATGAAGAGAAGATCGAACAAGCTTGCGGCGCCCTGCAAAAAGCGGGCATCCTCATTCCCGAATAAAAGAAAAGGTCCTTTGCCGTTATCAGCGCAAAGGACCTTTCTTTTATAGTGTATATGCGTTGTAGGCACCGAGCATTTTCACCTTGCAGCCCAAAGCTTCAAGCTCAGCTATTGCACCTGGAATCAGCACGTCATCCAGGGCCATTTCAATATCAATAATGAAGAAATAATTGCCGAGACCGGTTTTTGTCGGCCGCGATTCAATTTTAGAAAGATTCAAATTTCTCCAGGCGAAAGCCGACAGCACTTGGTGGAGAGCTCCCGATCTGTCCGAAGGAAGGGTCACCAGCAAAGTCGTTTTCGGTCTTCCCTTGAGTTGAGGGTTGACCGGAGGGGATGCCTCGCGATCCGGATGAAGCATCACAAATCTCGTGTGATTGTATTCATAGTCATGCACATCTCTTTTGACGATGTCTAATCCGTAAGTATCTGCTGCCATTTCATTGGCGATCACGCCGATGTTCTCTTCCGGATTTTCGCTCACGTATTTTGCAGCTGCTCCGGTGGATGTCGCATATTCAAACGGAATGGAGCGGAACCGGCTGTGCAAAAATTTATGGCATTGCGCGATGGCATGGGAATGGGAATAAACCTTCTGAATGTCTTCCCAAGCCTCTTTTCTGGTAGGATGCACAAGCAAATGCTGACGGATGGGAGCGGTGATTTCTCCGACAATATAAAGAGGCTGTTCGTGAATTAAGTAGTCTATTGTCAGATTCACCGATCCTTCAATCGCATTTTCAAGCGGGACGACAGCCAGATCGATCTCCCCGTTCATCGCCGCATCCATGCAGGCCGGTATCGTGTTAAATGCTTGCTGGTCTGCATCTGAAAAGCAGGAGCAGACGGCAAGGTGCGTAAAAGTTGCTTCTGGACCTAAATAACCTACTCTCATACTCATGATATATGTCATTCTCTCCCTTAAGCGCCCGAACCTAGTATTTCGACCTTTTCTACGAATTCCAGCTTTCTTAATTTGTTCATCAGCAAATCGATATTTTCATCCATGCCTCTC
Coding sequences within it:
- the pheA gene encoding prephenate dehydratase, translating into MRVGYLGPEATFTHLAVCSCFSDADQQAFNTIPACMDAAMNGEIDLAVVPLENAIEGSVNLTIDYLIHEQPLYIVGEITAPIRQHLLVHPTRKEAWEDIQKVYSHSHAIAQCHKFLHSRFRSIPFEYATSTGAAAKYVSENPEENIGVIANEMAADTYGLDIVKRDVHDYEYNHTRFVMLHPDREASPPVNPQLKGRPKTTLLVTLPSDRSGALHQVLSAFAWRNLNLSKIESRPTKTGLGNYFFIIDIEMALDDVLIPGAIAELEALGCKVKMLGAYNAYTL
- a CDS encoding transcription repressor NadR encodes the protein MTDGLKLTGAERRQQLLAWLKESEAPLTGSELAKRASVSRQVIVQDISLLKAKNEPIIATSQGYMYLRSALGKKQPVQRIIACDHEPEKTEEELNLIVDFGVTVKDVTIEHPVYGDLTASIRVSTRKEVADFVKKISSTNAAYLSQLTNGIHLHTLEADDEEKIEQACGALQKAGILIPE
- a CDS encoding IscS subfamily cysteine desulfurase — protein: MIYLDYAATTPASKEALDAFQKLSTDVYGNSSSLHDAGGKAENILRCCRQRMAELLSGEEEGVYFTSGGTEANFLAIHSILNGLPAGKKRFLMTEMEHQSIHILKRHLEMLGFDVDLMKPNASGIITTDILERHLRPDTGLVSIQHANSETGVIQPLAKLSAYLHKRDVLLHSDCVQTFAKIPVRIDELGADALSVSSHKVYGPKGVGAVYIRPGVNWKPVYPGTLHENGFKSGTVNVPGIGAFITAADSTINRMDAAHLKFQELRAGFLEGVKDRKLPVSLAVPDSANSHVLPHIIGCFFHSFEGQYTMLECNRRGICISTGSACSAGYHEPSNTMKALLIPRELALQFVRISFGCDTTSEHVDRLLDVLEDMMNEKGDHRIDRRIKTYGS